The Daucus carota subsp. sativus chromosome 9, DH1 v3.0, whole genome shotgun sequence genome window below encodes:
- the LOC108201526 gene encoding uncharacterized protein LOC108201526, with product MEITKTKEGSVGLSYPMLTKSNYTTWSLKMKVFMKAQGVWSAIEGDPKIVADDRTVQIALAAIYQGVPEEVLLTIAEKETAKEAWEAIKTMCVGAERVKEAKVQTLKGEFESLTMTETDKIDDFCMKLSGIATNIRVLGEVMEESSVVRKILRAVPDKFLQIASNIEQFGDMKAMTVEELVGRLKAHEERMKGRSESADRQQLLLASHNQRTKGGYFRDKSRIRCYNCNTLGHYASECSKSPRGREKKQEVNMAVVEDDEPALL from the coding sequence ATGGAGATAACCAAGACGAAAGAAGGCTCGGTGGGTTTAAGCTATCCAATGCTAACGAAAAGTAACTATACAACATGGTCCTTGAAAATGAAAGTTTTCATGAAGGCTCAAGGTGTTTGGAGTGCGATCGAAGGAGACCCAAAGATTGTTGCTGATGACAGGACGGTACAGATAGCTCTTGCAGCTATATACCAAGGCGTGCCAGAAGAAGTACTGCTGACTATTGCTGAGAAAGAAACCGCAAAGGAAGCTTGGGAAGCCATTAAAACGATGTGTGTAGGAGCAGAGCGAGTTAAGGAGGCTAAGGTACAAACGTTAAAGGGAGAGTTTGAGTCTCTTACAATGACGGAGACAGATAAAATCGATGATTTTTGTATGAAACTGAGCGGGATAGCGACCAACATACGGGTTCTTGGAGAAGTGATGGAGGAGTCAAGCGTTGTGAGGAAGATCCTACGTGCAGTCCCTGATAAATTTCTGCAGATAGCTTCAAATATTGAACAGTTCGGAGACATGAAAGCTATGACGGTTGAAGAGTTAGTGGGTCGTCTTAAAGCTCACGAGGAGAGGATGAAGGGCAGGTCTGAGAGCGCAGACAGACAACAACTTCTCTTGGCATCACATAATCAGAGAACTAAAGGTGGTTATTTCCGTGACAAGAGTAGGATCAGGTGCTACAACTGTAACACCTTGGGACACTATGCATCAGAATGTAGCAAATCACCACGGGGAAGAGAGAAGAAGCAGGAAGTAAACATGGCAGTCGTCGAGGATGATGAACCAGCGTTATTATAG